The Methanosphaera sp. BMS genome contains a region encoding:
- a CDS encoding DEAD/DEAH box helicase family protein: MENSVEVTCYGTINKIKGKNLRPSYQHQIEAKQSLDKMNEHDSFSTLLVLPTGGGKTYTAATWIMRNAINKHKKVIWIAHRQMLIEQALETFKDYPYEEYLPNISSFNFRIISGNKNHDRMVNIQENDDILLISKDSAGKNLEKLNQWIENESEVYLIIDEAHHSTARTYQRIIEYFKDNVTNVKLIGLTATPMRTAKREQALLSQIFCDGIDEDTGLVVMGKDVEDNEKKKGICYRIPLKDLMKNEILSTPIRESTDTNLDIPTLSPDELKKINNSDKLPKELIDKMNNDGTRNRVIVDKYLENRSKYGQTIVFAMSQNHAIGLNAVFQKNGVKSNYIISSVQNDMGYKIDQERNERIINQFKNNELEVLINVNILTEGADIPQTKTVFLTRPTTSIIRMTQMVGRALRGVKAGGTKEAYIISFVDKWEDKVAWVTPELIFNDVDVLPEDPKASKPCQMSIIAISKIEEFAKILDDSIDTSKLDAVPFEKRIPIGMYSFSYDKEEGTDYSYQVMVYDSTCTSYAQFLESLDNKEIFEEFGIEDEYLKEEDLKVMADYVKEKFFNEDMIPPYDENDICEILNYFASQKLTPEFYTFDEIDRNNLDVSKIAEKMIQEKYDPIQQMEYIEEQWDLTDINILNIFYSNNFDLFVTLIQHEIFKQLKSPKKVHNIIYGTKKYEELTLYELSKFAPNEAEKLKEKIFEDAKDKNGKYTCHQCGINSKYKAGFEIDHIIPMNEGGLTTEDNLQLLCRGCNRLKGDKID, translated from the coding sequence ATGGAGAATAGTGTTGAAGTAACATGTTATGGTACAATAAACAAAATTAAAGGAAAAAATCTACGACCTTCATATCAACATCAAATTGAGGCAAAACAAAGTTTGGATAAAATGAATGAACATGATTCATTCAGTACTTTATTGGTTCTTCCAACGGGTGGTGGTAAAACATATACTGCTGCTACTTGGATTATGAGAAATGCTATTAATAAACATAAAAAAGTTATATGGATTGCACATAGACAAATGCTTATTGAACAGGCATTAGAAACTTTTAAAGATTATCCATATGAAGAATATCTTCCAAATATTTCTAGTTTTAATTTTAGAATTATTTCTGGTAATAAAAATCATGATCGTATGGTAAACATTCAAGAAAATGATGATATATTATTAATCAGCAAAGATAGTGCGGGTAAGAATCTTGAAAAGCTTAATCAGTGGATAGAAAATGAATCAGAAGTATACCTGATAATTGATGAAGCTCATCACTCAACTGCAAGAACTTATCAAAGAATTATTGAATATTTCAAAGATAATGTGACTAATGTTAAACTTATTGGTTTAACTGCTACTCCTATGAGAACAGCAAAACGTGAACAAGCATTATTAAGTCAAATATTCTGTGATGGTATTGATGAAGATACTGGTCTAGTAGTTATGGGAAAAGATGTTGAAGATAATGAAAAAAAGAAAGGTATATGTTATAGAATTCCATTAAAAGATTTGATGAAAAATGAAATCTTATCTACCCCTATTAGAGAATCTACAGATACAAACTTAGATATTCCTACTTTATCACCAGATGAATTAAAGAAAATAAACAATTCGGATAAACTACCTAAAGAGTTAATTGATAAAATGAATAATGATGGAACTCGTAACAGGGTTATAGTTGATAAATACCTTGAAAATAGAAGTAAATATGGGCAAACAATTGTCTTTGCTATGAGTCAGAATCATGCTATAGGATTGAATGCTGTTTTCCAGAAAAATGGTGTTAAATCAAATTATATAATTTCAAGTGTTCAGAATGATATGGGATATAAGATAGATCAAGAACGTAATGAAAGAATAATAAATCAGTTTAAAAATAATGAGTTAGAAGTTCTTATAAATGTAAATATATTGACTGAAGGAGCAGATATTCCACAAACAAAAACTGTATTTTTAACAAGACCCACAACTTCAATTATCCGTATGACGCAAATGGTGGGTCGTGCTTTACGTGGAGTTAAGGCAGGTGGGACAAAAGAAGCATATATCATATCTTTTGTTGATAAATGGGAAGATAAAGTTGCATGGGTAACTCCTGAATTAATATTTAATGATGTGGATGTACTACCTGAAGATCCTAAAGCTTCCAAACCATGTCAAATGTCTATAATAGCTATTAGTAAAATTGAAGAATTTGCTAAAATCCTTGATGATTCTATAGATACTAGTAAACTTGATGCTGTACCATTTGAAAAACGTATTCCAATAGGAATGTATTCTTTTTCATATGATAAGGAAGAAGGAACAGATTATTCTTATCAGGTTATGGTTTATGATAGTACATGTACATCATATGCACAATTCTTAGAATCATTGGATAATAAAGAAATATTTGAAGAATTTGGTATTGAAGATGAATATCTCAAAGAAGAAGATTTAAAAGTCATGGCAGATTATGTTAAAGAAAAGTTCTTCAATGAAGATATGATTCCACCATATGATGAAAATGATATATGCGAAATATTAAATTATTTTGCTTCACAGAAGTTAACTCCTGAATTTTATACATTTGATGAGATAGATAGAAATAATTTAGATGTCTCAAAAATAGCTGAAAAAATGATTCAAGAAAAATATGATCCAATTCAACAAATGGAATATATAGAAGAACAATGGGATTTAACAGATATTAATATTTTAAATATATTTTACAGTAATAACTTTGATTTATTTGTAACATTGATACAACATGAAATTTTTAAACAACTAAAATCACCTAAAAAAGTACATAATATAATTTACGGAACTAAAAAATATGAAGAACTAACCTTATATGAATTATCTAAATTTGCACCAAATGAAGCTGAGAAACTTAAAGAGAAAATATTTGAAGATGCTAAAGATAAAAACGGAAAATATACTTGTCATCAATGTGGTATAAACTCAAAATATAAAGCTGGATTTGAAATAGATCATATAATACCAATGAATGAAGGTGGACTAACAACAGAAGATAATTTACAATTGTTATGTAGAGGATGTAACAGACTTAAAGGAGATAAAATTGATTGA
- a CDS encoding type I restriction enzyme HsdR N-terminal domain-containing protein, whose translation MMKIDLSKYDNPEIVNKDGKLQVYDKLKGIYRVVSPNQHSEEYVRQKIIEYLNKELNITYAAMDIEESEAHYHDNNQRMDLLISGESDKKELLMVVECKAETVDLTEDVYDQAKGYAERLNIPVIMVTNGLEADFLKKDENNNYTRLVNAPTYDELLDYANIKTEPIPEYSYNRYSLEELFNEKIQEKEMNKDYDDKTKAIHFQTRDELKPYILNFRDCLLDTSHKIDDLSLGKYKFIEDLGVFYRKVDNTGGKFVGYYRSLRVEIDGNYEIINLKVTPYATDSGRTDTVMMIALNGAEIQWIRFDRFGVLDDNTLKFYDDGATSTRNMGPMKRSIILDYIEENSDLEINDENMVQLGQINMTNLLYADNPEFKNLIGNCIEYALLKQERRSKYQENYVPKNKDDENLPEGISKKHIQKILKELNLKELDDDAMEYLIDYLNLVTITISKDAIKEAEKSHHRNISQFDMLRVLNRNEQEIDEVEKVTIFGETYNSILDYMLNCSFYIPVSGVFDEEHASMASKYDFEGKYILELEYPTSNKTEYHFVCRDVVEEDDEKLLELIPLFLPDTEIFKFFEAKEEVNALYTPYYIPYNINTFKTNENEVVDYFGKVRPIEDGETYVTENDINYLVNEEDDNLIVPKAYLEDIDILKDMENDDYNGVYLEEYIYNTGEHVFEEYYIEDIDDENIYLEKDEEIPRNRYRILSYLEFDEDDGKKYFIVKRFLGAEYINSDELMANNDEME comes from the coding sequence ATGATGAAAATTGATTTAAGTAAATATGATAATCCGGAGATAGTTAATAAAGATGGTAAACTTCAAGTGTATGATAAACTTAAAGGTATTTATCGTGTGGTAAGTCCTAATCAGCATTCTGAAGAATATGTTAGACAAAAAATAATTGAGTACTTAAATAAGGAACTTAATATAACATATGCTGCTATGGATATTGAAGAATCAGAGGCACATTATCATGATAATAATCAACGGATGGACTTGTTGATATCTGGTGAATCTGATAAAAAAGAATTACTCATGGTAGTTGAATGTAAAGCAGAAACTGTTGATTTAACTGAAGATGTATATGACCAGGCCAAAGGTTATGCTGAACGATTAAATATACCTGTTATAATGGTTACAAATGGTTTAGAAGCTGATTTTCTTAAAAAAGATGAGAATAATAATTACACCAGACTTGTTAATGCTCCAACATATGATGAATTACTGGATTATGCAAATATTAAAACAGAACCAATACCAGAATATTCCTATAATAGATATTCTCTTGAAGAGTTATTTAATGAAAAAATACAAGAAAAAGAGATGAATAAAGATTATGATGATAAAACAAAAGCAATACATTTCCAGACAAGAGATGAATTAAAGCCATATATTCTTAATTTTAGAGATTGCTTACTAGATACTTCCCATAAAATTGATGATTTATCACTTGGTAAATATAAGTTTATAGAAGATTTAGGAGTATTTTACCGGAAAGTAGATAATACAGGAGGTAAATTTGTAGGTTACTACAGGAGTTTACGTGTTGAAATAGATGGTAATTATGAGATTATTAATTTAAAAGTTACTCCTTATGCTACAGATAGTGGTAGAACAGATACTGTGATGATGATTGCATTAAATGGTGCTGAAATTCAATGGATACGATTTGATAGATTTGGAGTTTTAGATGATAATACCCTTAAATTCTATGATGATGGAGCTACAAGTACACGCAATATGGGTCCGATGAAAAGAAGCATAATTCTAGATTATATTGAAGAAAATAGTGACCTTGAAATTAATGATGAAAATATGGTCCAGTTAGGACAAATTAATATGACCAACCTACTTTATGCAGACAATCCTGAATTTAAGAACTTAATAGGTAACTGTATAGAATATGCCCTCCTAAAACAAGAACGACGTAGCAAATATCAGGAAAATTACGTTCCTAAAAATAAAGATGATGAAAACTTACCGGAAGGAATTAGCAAAAAACACATACAAAAGATTCTAAAAGAATTAAATCTTAAAGAATTAGATGATGATGCTATGGAATACTTAATTGACTATTTAAATTTAGTGACAATAACTATTTCCAAAGATGCTATAAAAGAAGCAGAAAAATCACATCATAGAAATATTTCACAATTTGACATGTTAAGAGTACTAAATAGAAATGAACAAGAAATTGATGAAGTTGAAAAAGTTACAATATTCGGAGAAACATATAATTCAATATTAGATTATATGCTCAATTGTTCTTTTTACATTCCAGTATCTGGAGTATTTGATGAAGAACATGCATCCATGGCATCAAAATATGACTTTGAAGGAAAATACATATTAGAGCTAGAATATCCCACTTCAAATAAAACAGAATATCATTTTGTATGTAGGGATGTGGTTGAAGAAGATGATGAAAAACTATTAGAATTAATACCTTTATTCTTACCAGATACTGAGATATTCAAGTTTTTTGAAGCAAAAGAGGAAGTCAATGCACTATATACCCCTTATTACATTCCATACAATATAAATACTTTTAAAACAAATGAAAATGAAGTAGTGGATTATTTTGGAAAGGTTAGGCCAATAGAAGATGGTGAAACATATGTCACTGAAAATGATATAAACTACCTGGTGAATGAAGAAGATGATAATCTAATAGTTCCAAAGGCATATTTAGAGGACATAGATATACTAAAAGATATGGAAAATGATGATTACAATGGAGTATATTTAGAAGAGTATATTTACAATACTGGTGAACACGTATTTGAAGAATATTACATAGAAGACATTGATGATGAGAATATATATCTTGAAAAAGATGAGGAAATTCCAAGAAATAGATATAGGATTCTTTCATATTTAGAGTTTGATGAAGATGATGGAAAAAAATACTTTATAGTAAAAAGATTTTTGGGTGCCGAATATATTAATTCAGATGAATTAATGGCAAACAATGATGAAATGGAGTAG
- a CDS encoding histone-like protein: protein MSENRELILNSIKTNGKQITDDALDNLEELLNVVEEDPFETFNDKINYINWITTRAIQVASDAKRDVIIEEDFQIMLRTPKDDVTLPFTPIKRLIDNNTSKNINKDAAIQLTSDLDEYCRGLLLTADNIATEKGHKKIMKEDIDQSI, encoded by the coding sequence ATGAGTGAAAATAGAGAATTAATACTAAATTCAATAAAAACAAATGGCAAACAGATAACTGATGATGCATTAGATAATCTTGAAGAACTTTTAAATGTAGTTGAAGAGGATCCTTTTGAAACTTTTAATGATAAAATTAATTATATAAATTGGATTACAACGAGGGCAATTCAAGTAGCTAGTGATGCTAAAAGAGATGTTATTATAGAAGAAGATTTTCAAATTATGCTTAGAACACCTAAAGATGATGTCACATTACCATTTACACCAATCAAAAGATTAATAGATAATAACACTTCAAAAAATATAAACAAAGACGCAGCAATACAATTAACATCAGATCTTGATGAATATTGCAGAGGATTATTACTAACGGCTGATAATATTGCAACAGAAAAAGGACATAAAAAAATTATGAAGGAAGATATAGATCAATCAATATAA